The Flavobacterium johnsoniae UW101 genomic interval ATAATTTTATTGAAAGATCATTTTTGATGATCGTTTTTCTTTAATAAGTAAGATTAATAAATTTGTATTTATTTGATATATAATTTGTTGTTTAGTTTTAGAAGAGCCAATGAAGAAAATTTTATTGAGAAAAAATAATTTAAAAAAAAGTGAAAAAATATTCTTTTGAGGGAATATTCTTGTATGTTTTCTTCTGTATTTTAAAAATCATTTATTCGTTAATAGCTTTTCAAGTCTTGCCATCATTTCATCTTTTTCTTTTAGCATGCGTTCGTACAAAGCAATTTTTTCTTCGTGCAGTTTTTTTAATTCATCCAATGGATTGATATTGAATACAGGTTTAGAATTTCCGATATAAGCATCTTTTTCAATATTAAACGTATTGGAAATAATATTTACGGCTTGTTCTTCATCAAAGTTTTGAAAAGCTTCAACAGGAATTTTCAATATTGAAGAGATTTGTTTAAGCAGATTATCCTCAATTACTTCTTTCTGTTCCAGCAAAGAAATCTTTTTTTGGCTCCAGTCTTCGCCCAAATCATAAGCCAAAGCTTCCTGTTTTATGTTGAGCATTTCTCTAAAACGTTTTACGTTTCTTCCCTGATGAATTTTCTGTTCCATAAATGAATCTTGATTTCTAGGCTCAAAGATAAAGCCATTTCTATTAAAAAAACCTGAATTTCAAAGATAAAAAAATATCCCGAAAATATACTTTTTGTCAGATATTATATCTAAATATGGAATGTCAATTTGAAAGATTAGGACAACGAGATATAACAATAAAAGCTCCAGATTTCTCTGAAGCTTTTATTTTAGTAATGGGAAATATTCAATATCTAGCCAAATTATCTTGGATTATTACCGTATTTGGCATGTATATCTTAATTTTTTTCTATGTTTTGTGTTTGTATAGTCTTTTAGTATAAGTTCCAAAAAGCATAAATCTAATTAAAAGTACTTTTGATTATTTATAATGGAAAAATTATAAATTTGAAAATAAATAATACTTGATATTTATACCTATCGACCCGAATTTTGATGGTTTTGTAGCGCAAATAAATAAGTTAGACAATGTTTTTATAAAAAATGAAACAAATGAAAATAATATATTTTGTAATATTTCTGACTCTAATTAGTTGTGGAAAATCAACTCCTCAAAATCAAGCTAAAAAAAATCAAACTCCAAAAGAAGACACAATAAATAAGTATTGGGATTCAATTTGCAAGACAGAAACTAAAAATGCCGAAAAAGATATCAAACAAAATAAATTAACTTATTTCCATTATCTAGGAATGGTAGTGCAATATCGAAGTAATAAGGAAATGAACAAATTACTTTCGAACTATAATATTGGTGTTGGCTCTGCTGTTTCTTATTGTACAGTTCCAGGTGAATTACAAAATTGTTATGCATATAAAATGCGACAAGAAATAGACAAGCGATATGGAAAAAAATTCATAGATTCTTTACGTACTATTGCTGAAAAACAATATGTAGAAAACAATCTAAATAAAATTTATGCTTTTGAAGAATGTGATACTATATCTAGATATCCAAATGATAAGAGTTATAAAGACTTTTTTAAAAATTATAAAAACGATTTTTTTAAAATTGCAAAATATCCCGAAGATTTTGAATTTAGAAAAGAAAAAGATAAGTATTCTTGGATTTCAGCGGATTTTATATTGCATAAAAATGGTAAAGTGACTGATATAGATGTTGAATTAAGGTTTCAAAATAAAAAAAATTATAAGTACTCAGCTTATTACACAAAAAAAATAAAGGAATTCATTTTAGAAACAAAATGGATTCCTGCAAAAAGTATGGGCATAACAGTAAATAGTAAAGTTCCACTAACAATTCATTTTAAATAAATCAAACACATAAAAAAAGCTCCAGATTTCTCTGAAGCTTTTTTTCTTAGTAGCGGGAACAGGACTCGAACCTGTGACCTTCGGGTTATGAGCCCGACGAGCTGCCTACTGCTCTATCCCGCGATGTTTCGGGTGCAAAGATACGCCGATTTTTGTGAAATCCAACGAAAACTTTAAAAAATGTTTTATTTTCTGTATTAACTTGATATGACTACCTTTGCAAAATAAATAATATGCAAATGTCACATAAAGCAGGTTTTGTAAACATCATCGGAAATCCAAATGTTGGAAAATCGACACTAATGAACGCCTTTGTTGGAGAAAGATTATCAATCATAACTTCAAAAGCACAAACAACACGCCATAGAATCTTAGGAATCGTAAATGGCGAAGATTTTCAAATAGTACTTTCAGATACTCCCGGAATTATAAAACCGGCTTATGAAATGCAGGAGTCGATGATGAACTTCGTAAAGTCGGCTTTTGAAGATGCTGATATTTTAGTTTACATGGTCGAAATAGGGGAGCAGAATTTAAAAGACGAAGATTTCTTTAAAAAAATCTTTTATGCTAAAATCCCGGTTTTACTATTATTAAACAAAATCGACAACTCAAATCAGGAACAATTAGAAGAGCAGGTTGCTTTTTGGAAAGAAAAAGTGCCAAATGCTGAAATTTTCCCAATTTCGGCACTTCAAAATTTTAATGTCCCGGAAGTTTTTGAGAGAATTATTCAATTACTGCCAGAATCTCCGGCATATTACCCTAAAGATCAGTTAACAGACAAACCAGAGCGTTTCTTTGTAAACGAAACGATTCGTGAAAAAATCTTGTTGAATTACGCTAAAGAAATTCCATACGCAGTAGAAATAGTAACAGAAGAATTTCATGAAACCGATACGATTATCAGAATCCGTTCTGTAATTATGGTAGAACGCGATACGCAAAAAGGAATCATTATTGGGCATAAGGGCGCAGCTTTGAAAAAAGTAGGAACAGATGCCCGCGTTGATTTAGAGAAATTCTTCGGAAAACAAATTCACATTGAACTTTACGTAAAAGTGAACAAAAACTGGAGAAGCAACGCCAATATGCTGAAACGATTTGGGTATAATCAATAGGCTTTTGTTTAATCGGTTAATCGTTAATTTGTTTAATCGTTAAATGAAAGTTCTTTTTGAAAATAGGTGCCTTAGCCCTGATAGAAGTGGAAATCCTTTTGTGAAGCTTTAGCGGAACAAAAGATTGAAACGGATAGCAGGAATAGCTCCTAAAAAAGATAAAAACTTAGGTATTTGGTCCCGATAGCTATCGGGATAGTGACTTAGTCACTTTTTTAACTACCTTTGCAAAAAATTTAAATAAGGCATTTAGGGTTTTAGTGATCCGGTTTTTAGGCAGCTAAAGATCTGAAATTTAAAGTCTAAAGTCTAAAATTCAAAAAAAATGAATAATAACATTGTTGCGATAGTAGGAAGACCTAATGTAGGGAAATCGACCCTTTTTAATAGGCTGATACAAAGAAGAGAAGCTATTGTAGATTCAGTATCTGGGGTTACCCGTGATAGAAACTATGGTAAAAGCGAGTGGAACGGAAAAGAGTTTTCTGTCATTGATACGGGAGGATACGTTCGCGGATCTGATGACGTATTTGAAGGTGAAATTCGTAAACAGGTAGAACTTGCTATCGACGAAGCCGATGTTATTATTTTTGTGGTTGATGTTGAAGAAGGTATTACACCAATGGATGAAACTGTTGCAAAGTTACTTCGTAAAGTAACAAAACCTGTTTTATTGGCTGTAAACAAAGTAGATAACGCTATGCGCGAAAAAGATGCTATAGAATTTTATAATCTTGGTTTAGGAGATTATTATACTTTCGCCAGTATCTCAGGAAGCGGAACTGGAGATTTATTAGATGCTTTAATTGATGCATTTCCAGAAAAACCAGAACCAGCAGAGGCAGCAGAAGAATTACCTCGTTTTGCTGTGGTAGGACGCCCAAATGCAGGAAAATCTAGTTTTATCAACGCCTTAATTGGTCAGGATCGTTATATAGTAACCGATATTGCCGGAACAACACGTGATGCGATTGATACAAAATTTGACCGTTTTGGTTTCGAATTCAACTTGGTTGATACTGCGGGAATCCGTCGTAAAGCAAAAGTAAAAGAAGATTTAGAGTTTTATTCTGTAATGCGTTCTGTAAGAGCAATTGAGCATGCAGATGTTTGTATATTAGTAATCGATGCGACACGTGGTTTTGAAGGTCAGGACCAGAGTATTTTCTGGCTTGCAGAGAAAAACCGTAAAGGTGTTGTAATCTTGGTAAACAAATGGGATTTAGTTGAAAAAGACACCATGTCAAGCCGTGATTACGAAGAGAAAATCCGCAAGGAATTAATGCCTTTTACAGATGTGCCTATTTTATTCGTTTCGGCTTTAACGAAACAACGTTTATTAAAAGCATTAGAAGCTACGGTTCAGGTTTTTGAAAACAGAAAGCAAAGAATTTCTACTTCAAAATTCAACGAATATATGCTGAAAGTTATCGAAGCATATCCGCCGCCGGCAATGAAAGGAAAATATGTAAAAATTAAATATTGCATGCAATTGCCAACGCAGACTCCTCAGTTTGTATTTTTTGCCAATCTGCCGCAATATGTAAAAGAACCATATAAGAGATATCTGGAAAATAAAATTCGTGATAATTGGGATTTTGCAGGAGTGCCAATCGATATTTATATCAGAGAGAAATAATAAAAAAGAGTCCCCAAAAAAGGGGACTTTTTTTATATGATAATTTTAATGGCACGTTATTTGAATAAATGTAAAAACTACAATTAAAAAATAAAATTTTAAACCTTTTGTTTTTTCTGTAGTCTAACTAATCTAACTAACCCAATTTTATGACCAAGATTTATTCATTTTTATCGTTTTTATTCCTTTTTGTTTTGACTGCCAATGCACAAAACGACGTTACACTTAGAGGAACCGTTTTAGACGTTAACACACAATTGCCTCTGGAAATGGCAACTGTTTATTTTACTACTATAAAAGATTCTACCGTTATCGAATACGCCACTACAGATAAAAATGGTGCTTTTAGAATGGATATCAAAAAATATGAAAAGCCTGTTTTTTTAAAGGTGAGTTATATGGGATATCAAACCTATTACGAAGAATACAAGGGGCTTACTGAAAACAAAGATTTCGGAAAACTTTACATGATAGAAAATGTAAATACGCTGAATGACGTTGTTATAAAAACCGAAGCAGCGCCAATTACTATCAAAAAAGATACGTTAGAGTTTAACGCGGCTTCTTATAAAGTCCGTCCGGATTCTAATGTTGAAACTTTATTAAAACAACTGCCGGGATTTGATGTCGATAATGACGGAAAAATTACGGTGAACGGACGAGAAGTGAATCAGGTTTTGGTAAACGGAAAAACGTTTTTTGATAAAGACGGAGCGATTGCCATTAAAAATCTGCCGGCCGATATTATTAAAAAAATTCAGGTTTCTGATTTTAAAACCAAAAAAGAAGAGCTTTCTAAACAAGAATCAACTTCAGATTTTTCGAGTATTAATATTACTATTGATGAAAAGAAAAACAAAGGATATTTTGGAAAAATAATGGGCGGTTATGGTACCGATGATCGTTATGAAGCCAATGTGAATCTGAATTATTTTAATAACAAGCAGAAAATAAGTTTACTGGCTTCGTCAAACAATATCAATTCGACCGGATTTTCAATGGACGATGTTTTTGATAATATGGGAGGCGGAAGAAATAGCAGCGGAAGAGGAGGAAGTACAAGCTCTGGTTCTAGTGGAAAAGGAATTACGCAGTCAAATTTAGTGGGAGTTAATTACTCTGATGACTGGACTGAAAAACTGCTGGCTATGGGAAGTTACAATTTCTCAAATACCATTAATAACAACGACAGTAAATCAAACCAGCTTAGTTTTTTACCAACCGGAAATATTATAACCGAGGCCGAAGCTAAAACAAGAAATGAAAGTACAGGAAATAACGTCAATTTTGAATTAGAGTATAAAATCAGTCCAAGTATTCGATTGGTTGTAGCACCAAAATTGAATCAATCGAGAACCAACAGTAATTCGACTTCGTCTAGCTTTTCTGAAGATGAAGATGGAAACGAGTTGAACAGAAGTACTTCAAAATCATATTCTGAAGGTGATAATACCAATTTTGGAAACACAATCAATTTTAATAAATCTTTCGAAAAGAAATCTCGAAATTTTAGTTTTGTTTTTACCAATAACAACACTAACAATACGGCAGATGGTTTAAATCTTTCGGAAACGATTTTCTATCAGGACAATCAGCCGAATGATGAAAGAAATCAAACTACAAAAAAGAAAAACACCAGCGATTCTTATTCGGCAGATATTGAATATACTGAGCCAATAACAGATTCGCTTCGAGTACGATTTGGATCTAATTTTGATTGGAAAAGTACTTCAAACGACGAAAGAACTTTTAATTTTGATCCAGATACACAAGAATATACCGATCTTAATTTAGCATTGAGTAATTATACAAGTTCAATTCAAAACTCGGTTACGCCAAAAGTTGGAGTTACGCTTCAAAAAAATAAATTTACGCTTAACCTTGACAGCCGAACATCGATTGTAAATTTTGATAATCACTCACTGTATTTGAATAATGCGACAGATTTAAGTAAAAAATATGCTTTACCATTTGCAACAGCGGTACTGCGATATAAATTTGACCGTTCTAAAAATCTATCATTCAAATACGATTATTCTAATACTCTGCCATCGGCTGCACAATTAATGCCGGTTGTAAATCTTAATAATCCATTGAATACCATTATCGGAAATCCTGATCTGCATCCTGTAGAAAAAAACAGTATTAATTTTAATTACAGAAATTACGATTTTCGTTCTCGTTCTGGGTATAGCTTGTACATAAAAGGAGATTATTATGATAATGATATTGTTTCGACTTCAATTTATGATGAAAGCGGAAAAAGAACGACAACGTATGTAAATATTTCGGGTGTTTATAATGCTTCGATTGGAGCAAACTGGAACCAGTCTATAAAATCTGGCGCGCATACACTGCGTTACGGATTAGGATTAAATGCTGGTTATACTTTTGATAAAGGTTTTACAAATGCTGTTTTGTATAATGCAAAATCGACTTCTATTACGCCAAAAGTATATTTATCATACGATTATGGAGATGTTCTGACGATTGCACCATCTTATAATTTATCCTACAACCAGTCGAAATACGAGAATTATTCGAGAGATGCTACTTCAAATGTTGTACACAGAATCAATTTACAAACTACAACTTACTGGCCAGAAAATTTAATCTTCGGAAATGATTTTGGTTATACTTATAATTCAAATATTTCAGGCGACTTTAAAAAAGATTTTTATTTATGGAATACGAGTTTGTCGTATGGATTTTTAAATAAAACACTTTATGCTAAAGTAAAAGTATATGATGTTTTAAATCAAAATTTAAGTGCAACAAGAACCATTTCGGCAACTTCAATCCGCGATGAAGAAAATACGGTTTTAAGACGTTATGTAATGTTTTCTCTGGCTTATAAAATAGGAAACTTTACAGGGTCTGAAAAAGGAGGAAAGAGAAGACCGAGAGATTAAGTTTTCTTTTAGGTTCAAAGGGACAAAGGTTCAAAGGGACAAAGGTTCAAAGGTTCAAAGGGACAAAGGGACAAAGGTTCAAAGGGACAAAGGAATAGAATAAAAAAATCCTAAATCAAATTGCAAATTTGATTTAGGATTTTTTATTAAAATCTGCGATCAATTTTATGGTAAAAAGTAAACCTGATGATATCACGGTCATAAAAATCTACACCGCTTGTGCGTCTTTGAAAACTTTTTAAATAACCTAATTCTAAACCAATATTAGGATTAATGTGATAGCGAAGCGCAGCATAAAAACGATTTTGATCAAATGTATTTCGTTTGTTATCTTTTCCGTAATTCAATAAAATTTCATCAGAAATTGTTGCTTTTAGACTCTGTTTTTCCTTTTTCCAAAGATCAAAAGTAGATTGTAATCTATAACGGAACCGGAATGCAAAGGAGAAATCGTCAAGTAATTCTGTTCGTGTTGCTTTTTGTGTAAAACGTTCTTCGATCTGAAATCGATTATGAAAAGTAATTTTTGCAATATCGTTTATAAAAGTAATATCTTGTTGTGTGCGATATTCGGGAATCGAAAAGTCAGGATCAATATTTGGATCCTGTGTGTTTACGTTAAAGTATGCAAAACCGCTGCCCAAATCGATAGTTTCAGTGGCTCGGTATCGGCCTTGTACTCGTATAACAAATAGATTTTGATGAACTGGATTTACAAAACTGCGATTATCAAATTCAGAATGCAAAGCCCATTTTTCGCTTAAAGGAAGAATATTATAATACCGAATCCAGGTCAGTGTCTGCTGATCTGTTTTCTTTATATTCTGCGCCGATAAAAAAGGACTTATAAGCCCTAAAATAAATAGTAATTTGAAAATCTTCATCTATTCGATTGAGGCTGCGAATATATACAAGAAGGATTAATTTAATGTAGAATAAAATTTGTTTTTAAAAGCTTTTTGTGATTTTGGACATAAAAAAACGAGATGTAAATACTTTACATCTCGTTTTCTGTTTCTTTTTATTCGAATGTATTATTTGTTAAATAATTCTTCTGCATTTACATTTTGGCGTTGCGCTTCTGCTGCCATTTGCCATTCATGCTTTTTGAATCCAAATTTTGAACCAATTACATTCCCCGGAAAAGTACTAAGCCTATTATTATAATCAGTAATAGATGCACTTAAATAGCGACGGCCGGCGGCTATTTGTTCTTCAGATTCAGTCCATGAATATTGCAAATTCAAAAATTGAGTATTTGCTCTTAAATCAGGATAATTTTCTACTTGCAGCATGATTTGTTTCATCATTTGACTGGCTTCACTATCTGCTTTATATTCAGTTGTATCCGCTTTTAATTGACGTAATTGTGTAATTTTTTCTAATACGTCTTTTTCGTAATTTGTATATTGTTTTACAATTGTTACAAGATTAGGTATAAGCTCAGTTCGTTTTATAAATAAAGCATCTAAAGACGAGAATGCATTTTGAATTTGATTACTTCGTACATTTAGTGAGTTGTAAACAGAAATTATAAATATGATTATGGCAATTACAACGATGCCTAAAATTATTGCTGTCATAATGTAAATGTTTTTAATTAGCTTGTTGTTTCCAAATATTGATATTCAGTTTTAGATCATCAATAATTGAAAATTGTTTGTATAAATCTTCATAAAAGGAAACAAGTAATTCTGGATTTAATTTGGTAGTTACTCCAGTTTCAAATTTGTTTATTCGATTATTGTTTGCCGCAATTATTTTATTGTTTATAAAAAAGAAGAAAAGACTTCCTTTTGCTTTATGTGCAATATCTTTAATGTTCTGCATAGTGGCTGGTGTTAAAATATAGCGTGCTTCTACCTGATCATTAGCATATACATCAAACATTTTTGCAAACTCTGGATCTTCCAGCATTATCTTAGCAGAAGGCTTCACTATATTAGAAGAAAAAGAATTACCAATAATAAATTCTGAAATTCCGGCCTTTGGAGAAATTACAATTTGTGTACTAAATGTTTTATTGAATTTGGCCATAAAAAATTGTCCGGAAAAAACTTCTTCAGGCGATTCGTTTTGTAAACGAAAAGTTGGTGTATGGCTCATATACAAGTCACAATATTGAAATGGAACCCCATTATAGCTGCCAAGTATTTGATCATTTCCTGTAACATCATAATTTTTATCTCTAAATATATCTAGTTCGTGTAATTCTCTTGCTCCAATATAGCCATGCTCTACATATTGAAAAGACGGATTGATAAAAGCAATCATTTTCTTGAAAATCTGCTCTTTAAATGAAGTGTAATTTTCTCCTGAATCTCCAATCTGCTTATATCTTTTCTTCATAATTGGTATGTATACCAGATAAATTATGGCACAAAGTATTCCAAATACTATAAAAATAGAACTTGTATAAGAAGAAGCATTTTCTGGATTGTTGGCAAGATCGGCTGCTTTTGTATAATTGAAGAACATGAATCCGCCAACTACCAAAACACAAAAAATTATTCCAATGATATAAAGGTTCAATCCTTTTTTTCGGCTTTTTTCAAGGTTTTCCAGTTCAGGAGCCAATTCAGCATCAGCATACTTCTTAAATTCAGGAATTGTTTTTAAGGGAACAGATTCGATAGTTTCAATAACCTTATCACTATTAAGATTTTCTTTTAGATTGTTTACATGATCAATATTTACACCGCTCAATAAAACCTTAAAGTCCGGTTCTATACCTGGAGGTACAGGTAAATTGTAGACTTCATTTTGTATTGAAAAACAAACGAAATTTATAGGATACAGCCTGACTCTGATTTTGCCTAACGGTAATGTTATCTTGTAATCAACAAATTGTGTTATTGAAGCAGCTTTTTTTCCTGCGTTTAAATCATTAAAAAGCTTTTCTATTAATAAATGACGATTATTAAGTGTTTTTATTTTTTTAAATATTGAAAATCCAAATGCAATAAGAATGATAGGTATGATCAATTTGTAATAAATAGGAGTACTTGTTGTACTTTCATTTCCACTGAAGCGAGACAGGAAAACATTAGATAAAACACTTATAACCACAATGCCGATTACTGCATAAAGAGCGAAAGCATAATAGGTTAATTTTTTATCACGATTATGTTCTCGTAAAAGGATTTCTTGTATGTTGTTATTGTTCATTGTATTTTTAAATTATGCAATTATTTATCTTTTAATACAGTAAAAAATCTAGTATATAGCTGTTGGAAAAAGAGGGACTATAAGCCCCTCTAAAAAATAATCATGTAAAAAGAAATATAAGAACTACTTTAATGGATAAGTATTCCAAATGCTCTTTTTACTGCTTAGCATTTCTAATATCACGGTTGCAAAGTCTATAGGGCTGCCTCCGTACATAAATGCACGGCCAGTCATAAATGAAGCAGCATACTCAGACCAGTTATTATATCTTTCTTTTGCCATTTTTCTGGCAGTTTCCAAATATTGTAAACAAGTTTGCTGGTCTATATATCCGGCAGCATAACAATATCTTGCTACAGAACCTATACGCTCAATATCCCATGAATCAATGTCAGTTGGATTTCCGTCTTCATCAATGTTTAATTTTAGAGCGGGAGCCAGTGCCTGTTCATATTCTTTGATGTCATCTTCAGTATCTTCGTCAATTTCTGCATCTTCTCCTCTGTGACCTTCATCTTTCAGCCATTCCAATATTTCAACTGCATCTTCATGATCTGTAATATTCCAGGCATTTTCAAGCATTTCTTTTAAATCACTTTTATAACCGTTGATTTCAAATGTAGCTGTAGGATGCTGGTGCAATATTATAGAACCAATAGAAAGAAGTTCTTTTTTGTCATCAGGTACAGGTTCAATGTTTTCGAAATCGTCATCGTCATCATCGTCATCACCACCGCCAAATAATCCTGAAAAATTATTCATTAGCTGAGTAAAGCTTGAATTAGCTTCAGCGTTGCTGTTTATTTGTTCATTACCAGCAAGATAATTGAATTTAGGACATAACGCCGGATTACTGTAATATTGCATATATGTGCCCATATCCTGCAAGGCAGCAAATTGATATTTAGTACATACTTCTGTCCACTGTTCAGAAGTGATATTTAGGGCTTTAAGTACAGCATCAGTATCAATTGACTGAGTTGTCAAAGCACCAATTGCGGCTGCATATTCTGGTAGGCTTACGCCATGAACTGTATTGCTCATTTTATTTGTGTGTAAATATTAAAGGATTATTTCCAGTCTTTTTCTAATTTCGTATCCCATTTTACCTGAAATGGACTTTTTGTATCTTTTTTTAATTCAGAAATAAATCCTTGACGTTCAGCGTATTTTGATGAGCTGTCTTTAGGATCTTCGTTACTCCAGTATAAATAGCCATACATGTAGCTTCTGTTGTATTCATCCCATGATTTAAAAGTTTTTTGAATACGTTTTGAAACTTCTAATGCTTTGTCTAAAGCTGTATTTTCATCATTAAAACCAGCTACATAAAAACTAGTTAACAAGAAGTTAGCTCTGCCAAGATCCCATCCTAAAATAGCATTATAGCCAAGATCAGTATAAGCATCATATAATAATTGTAAATGAATTTTTTGCTCAGGATCTGTAATAGCAGCTAGTTTAGTTTCAAACTCTTGTTTACTCATCTTATCAATACCAAGTTCTTTTACTTGGTCAACAAATTCTTTGCTGTGCATTCCATTTTTAGATGTAAGTTCCTGAACTTGTTTCATTCCTGAATTTAAATCAGATATTGACCAGTATTGCTGCAGCATTTGTTTTATAGGTTCTTTCATGCTGCTGTCCTGACCGCCAACTAAATTGTAGTCTCCTTGATTCTGCATAGTCATAATAGCATAAGTACCATTTATAAAACGTGTAGTTTCACTTGCTGTATCAGCAGTGTTTCCTTTTTTGCATCCGGTTAATAAAAAGCATGTTGTTAATACAAGAGTTGCACTTAGGTTAAAAAACTGTTTTACTTTGTTCATTTTGTTCATTTTAATGTTTAATAATTGGTTTTAAAAAATTATCTTTTAAGTATTTTATCTTTTTCAATTTTAAATTCTATTTGTTCAAAAGAAAATATGCCTGTCTATGAAATTGCAAAATTTTCGTTATTGAATGAATTATGCAGTAGGTATTTGTAAACCGTTTTTTAGAAGTTCTAAAAAAACATCAGGGCTTGTTATCTGCGAATAAAAAATCACAAACATTTCATCACCGCTTTTGTTGAATGCTACAATATTACCATCATGAGTAATAGAAGCAGTCTGCATATCAGTAAAGAAAAAGTCTTTATTATTGATCATTACTTTTGTCTTGGATACGAGTATATTTTTATTGTATTTGCTTAATCTTGAAAGTGGGTCATGAACCATTTGATTCATAGTTGGATTATTGTCTGATGATGTTTTAAAAATAATATCGTTTCCGTTGTCCTGCTGTTGAATTAAAATTGGCGTACGTTGTTTTTGATAAAGATTTTTAAAATTCTGTATTAATTCCATATAATTTTTCACCTGCGGATCAATAATGTGCCACTCATCATCATCATTTTTTTGAAAGCCAAGATGTAATAAAGACATTTTGCCGCTGTAAAAGCTTACTTCGTTTTTGATATCCCTAATAAGGATTTGTTTTCTTTCTTTGGTTTTTCGATTGATAACTGTAATATCTGTTTCTGAAAGTTCAAAACTTTCTTTTGGGAGTATTTTGCGTGATAGTACAAAAAAGAAAATACCGCCAATTAGGAAAAGAAAAAGGCTTTTTTTTGACTCATTTGCTAATTCTGGCATTTGTTCAGAATACTTAAATAAAATGAAAAAACAACCAGCACCAATTGTCAGGCATAATATAGCAGCAGCCATTAATAAATTGCTGTTTAATGAACTAGAGTTATATGTCTTTTTCATGATGTTTATTTGTGGTAGAAGTTTAACAAGAAGTGTGAAATGATTTAATGTTTTTTCCAGTAAACTATTATTGTGATTATTATAGAAATAATAA includes:
- a CDS encoding helix-turn-helix domain-containing protein → MEQKIHQGRNVKRFREMLNIKQEALAYDLGEDWSQKKISLLEQKEVIEDNLLKQISSILKIPVEAFQNFDEEQAVNIISNTFNIEKDAYIGNSKPVFNINPLDELKKLHEEKIALYERMLKEKDEMMARLEKLLTNK
- the era gene encoding GTPase Era, with the translated sequence MSHKAGFVNIIGNPNVGKSTLMNAFVGERLSIITSKAQTTRHRILGIVNGEDFQIVLSDTPGIIKPAYEMQESMMNFVKSAFEDADILVYMVEIGEQNLKDEDFFKKIFYAKIPVLLLLNKIDNSNQEQLEEQVAFWKEKVPNAEIFPISALQNFNVPEVFERIIQLLPESPAYYPKDQLTDKPERFFVNETIREKILLNYAKEIPYAVEIVTEEFHETDTIIRIRSVIMVERDTQKGIIIGHKGAALKKVGTDARVDLEKFFGKQIHIELYVKVNKNWRSNANMLKRFGYNQ
- the der gene encoding ribosome biogenesis GTPase Der → MNNNIVAIVGRPNVGKSTLFNRLIQRREAIVDSVSGVTRDRNYGKSEWNGKEFSVIDTGGYVRGSDDVFEGEIRKQVELAIDEADVIIFVVDVEEGITPMDETVAKLLRKVTKPVLLAVNKVDNAMREKDAIEFYNLGLGDYYTFASISGSGTGDLLDALIDAFPEKPEPAEAAEELPRFAVVGRPNAGKSSFINALIGQDRYIVTDIAGTTRDAIDTKFDRFGFEFNLVDTAGIRRKAKVKEDLEFYSVMRSVRAIEHADVCILVIDATRGFEGQDQSIFWLAEKNRKGVVILVNKWDLVEKDTMSSRDYEEKIRKELMPFTDVPILFVSALTKQRLLKALEATVQVFENRKQRISTSKFNEYMLKVIEAYPPPAMKGKYVKIKYCMQLPTQTPQFVFFANLPQYVKEPYKRYLENKIRDNWDFAGVPIDIYIREK
- a CDS encoding outer membrane beta-barrel protein — protein: MTKIYSFLSFLFLFVLTANAQNDVTLRGTVLDVNTQLPLEMATVYFTTIKDSTVIEYATTDKNGAFRMDIKKYEKPVFLKVSYMGYQTYYEEYKGLTENKDFGKLYMIENVNTLNDVVIKTEAAPITIKKDTLEFNAASYKVRPDSNVETLLKQLPGFDVDNDGKITVNGREVNQVLVNGKTFFDKDGAIAIKNLPADIIKKIQVSDFKTKKEELSKQESTSDFSSINITIDEKKNKGYFGKIMGGYGTDDRYEANVNLNYFNNKQKISLLASSNNINSTGFSMDDVFDNMGGGRNSSGRGGSTSSGSSGKGITQSNLVGVNYSDDWTEKLLAMGSYNFSNTINNNDSKSNQLSFLPTGNIITEAEAKTRNESTGNNVNFELEYKISPSIRLVVAPKLNQSRTNSNSTSSSFSEDEDGNELNRSTSKSYSEGDNTNFGNTINFNKSFEKKSRNFSFVFTNNNTNNTADGLNLSETIFYQDNQPNDERNQTTKKKNTSDSYSADIEYTEPITDSLRVRFGSNFDWKSTSNDERTFNFDPDTQEYTDLNLALSNYTSSIQNSVTPKVGVTLQKNKFTLNLDSRTSIVNFDNHSLYLNNATDLSKKYALPFATAVLRYKFDRSKNLSFKYDYSNTLPSAAQLMPVVNLNNPLNTIIGNPDLHPVEKNSINFNYRNYDFRSRSGYSLYIKGDYYDNDIVSTSIYDESGKRTTTYVNISGVYNASIGANWNQSIKSGAHTLRYGLGLNAGYTFDKGFTNAVLYNAKSTSITPKVYLSYDYGDVLTIAPSYNLSYNQSKYENYSRDATSNVVHRINLQTTTYWPENLIFGNDFGYTYNSNISGDFKKDFYLWNTSLSYGFLNKTLYAKVKVYDVLNQNLSATRTISATSIRDEENTVLRRYVMFSLAYKIGNFTGSEKGGKRRPRD
- a CDS encoding DUF2490 domain-containing protein; its protein translation is MKIFKLLFILGLISPFLSAQNIKKTDQQTLTWIRYYNILPLSEKWALHSEFDNRSFVNPVHQNLFVIRVQGRYRATETIDLGSGFAYFNVNTQDPNIDPDFSIPEYRTQQDITFINDIAKITFHNRFQIEERFTQKATRTELLDDFSFAFRFRYRLQSTFDLWKKEKQSLKATISDEILLNYGKDNKRNTFDQNRFYAALRYHINPNIGLELGYLKSFQRRTSGVDFYDRDIIRFTFYHKIDRRF
- a CDS encoding LemA family protein, translating into MTAIILGIVVIAIIIFIISVYNSLNVRSNQIQNAFSSLDALFIKRTELIPNLVTIVKQYTNYEKDVLEKITQLRQLKADTTEYKADSEASQMMKQIMLQVENYPDLRANTQFLNLQYSWTESEEQIAAGRRYLSASITDYNNRLSTFPGNVIGSKFGFKKHEWQMAAEAQRQNVNAEELFNK